From a region of the Brockia lithotrophica genome:
- the whiA gene encoding DNA-binding protein WhiA gives MKQLGASFTEVVKGELVRRAGTLRADCPLGEVLGFFLLAAEREGGGFVLLTENAAVARAMYHRLRGFGVVPKLVVESGKRLRKRRRYLLRLGDADVLHLFSLTAKAEGAEVRDLEGPSPLRLARRFLRRHRSLTCRRAFLRGAFLARGTVSDPKSHPYHLELVAPTEEAARLLREVADAFSLHFKEILRRGSPVLYLKDVEEIVEFLRVVESTHGVLELEDARAIKELKSQVNRLVNGETANVAKTIEASMRQIEAIRTIERTIGLASLPPALREIAEARLAHPEVSLAELGRYVPSGPIGKSGVNHRMRRLIEISRRLHSQVAREKPGGV, from the coding sequence GTGAAACAACTGGGCGCGTCGTTTACGGAGGTCGTCAAGGGAGAACTCGTACGCCGCGCAGGTACCCTCCGCGCCGACTGCCCGTTGGGGGAAGTCCTCGGGTTCTTCCTCCTCGCTGCGGAACGGGAAGGCGGGGGTTTCGTCCTCCTTACGGAAAATGCCGCCGTTGCCCGTGCGATGTACCATCGCCTGCGCGGGTTTGGCGTCGTCCCGAAGCTCGTCGTCGAATCGGGAAAGCGCTTGCGCAAACGCCGCCGCTACCTTTTGCGCCTGGGCGATGCCGACGTTCTCCACCTGTTTTCTCTGACGGCGAAGGCGGAAGGTGCAGAAGTTCGGGACTTGGAAGGTCCTTCCCCTTTGCGTTTGGCGCGGAGGTTTCTCCGGCGGCATCGCTCCCTTACCTGTCGACGCGCCTTCCTCCGCGGCGCCTTTCTCGCCCGCGGTACGGTGAGCGATCCGAAGTCGCATCCGTACCACCTAGAACTCGTCGCCCCTACGGAGGAGGCAGCCAGACTCCTTCGGGAAGTCGCCGACGCCTTTTCCCTGCACTTCAAGGAGATCCTCCGCCGCGGGAGCCCCGTCCTCTACCTAAAGGACGTTGAGGAGATCGTCGAGTTTCTCCGGGTCGTCGAATCCACGCACGGCGTCCTCGAACTCGAGGATGCGCGGGCGATCAAGGAGCTCAAAAGCCAGGTCAACCGCCTCGTAAACGGAGAAACGGCTAACGTCGCCAAGACGATCGAGGCGAGCATGCGCCAAATCGAGGCGATTCGCACCATCGAAAGGACCATAGGGCTCGCCTCCCTTCCTCCTGCCCTGCGGGAGATTGCCGAGGCACGACTCGCGCATCCCGAGGTCAGCCTCGCTGAGCTGGGGAGGTACGTGCCGTCGGGTCCGATCGGGAAATCCGGCGTCAACCACCGCATGCGGAGGCTCATCGAGATCTCCCGCCGACTTCATTCGCAGGTCGCGCGGGAAAAACCCGGCGGTGTATAA
- a CDS encoding gluconeogenesis factor YvcK family protein codes for MRTFRVVAMGGGSGLSQLLRGLKRGPFEITAIVTVADDGGSTGRLREELGIPAPGDVRNVLTALAEAEAPLDRLMAYRFRTDGALNGHSVGNLLLAALTEVYGDFSRAVFELSRILRVRGRVLPAANANVNLAAEFEDGTVVVGESRIPEVGKRIRRVFLVPEAPPALPEAVEAILKAELVLLGPGSLFTSLIPNLLVPELRDALCRTSAPKVYVVNLMTQPGETDGLGVVGHLRAVEEHVGRRCFDAVLVHTGEVPPEVAARYAAGGQFPVRDDGELLEREGYRVIRGDFAQMGDTYYRHDGEKVGEALLGLLGEPVRG; via the coding sequence ATGCGTACCTTTCGCGTCGTCGCCATGGGCGGCGGTTCGGGGCTTTCCCAACTTTTGCGTGGGCTCAAGCGCGGTCCCTTTGAAATTACGGCCATAGTCACCGTTGCCGACGACGGCGGCTCGACGGGTCGTTTGCGGGAAGAGCTCGGGATTCCAGCTCCGGGCGACGTGCGAAACGTCCTCACCGCCCTTGCCGAGGCGGAAGCACCCCTCGATCGGCTCATGGCGTACCGCTTTCGCACCGACGGCGCATTGAACGGCCACAGCGTGGGCAACCTCTTGCTCGCGGCCCTCACGGAAGTCTACGGCGATTTCTCCCGTGCCGTGTTCGAACTCAGCCGAATCCTGCGCGTGCGCGGGAGGGTTTTGCCCGCAGCCAACGCAAACGTCAACCTCGCCGCGGAATTTGAGGACGGGACGGTCGTCGTCGGAGAATCGCGGATTCCCGAGGTGGGGAAGCGAATTCGCCGCGTATTTCTCGTTCCCGAGGCGCCCCCGGCCCTCCCCGAGGCGGTGGAGGCGATCCTCAAGGCGGAACTCGTGCTTCTCGGACCGGGTAGCCTCTTTACGAGTTTGATTCCCAACCTCCTCGTTCCTGAGCTCCGGGACGCCCTGTGCCGCACGTCCGCCCCCAAGGTCTACGTCGTCAACCTCATGACGCAGCCCGGAGAGACGGACGGGTTAGGCGTCGTGGGCCACCTCCGGGCGGTCGAGGAGCACGTGGGCAGGCGCTGCTTCGACGCCGTGCTCGTCCACACGGGAGAGGTTCCTCCAGAGGTCGCCGCCCGCTACGCGGCGGGCGGGCAATTCCCCGTTCGCGACGACGGCGAACTCCTCGAACGCGAAGGGTACCGCGTGATCCGGGGGGATTTCGCCCAGATGGGGGACACGTACTATCGCCACGACGGCGAAAAGGTAGGGGAGGCGTTGCTCGGGCTCTTGGGCGAACCGGTAAGGGGGTGA
- the rapZ gene encoding RNase adapter RapZ: MEDVRFFLLSGLSGAGKTVALRSLEEAGFFCVDNLPPSLLGKLGELVIRAEGRIRNVAVVIDARGRGLLAAWKEGYADLLRLGIRPTILFFEASDEVLIRRYKETRRRHPIADEGSLLDAVRRERALLEELRAKADLVFDTTHLRPEELRETLFRHVLRDDGRTRVQVHLLTFGFKYGLPLDADLVFDVRFLRNPHYDPELRPRTGCDSQVREYVMADPDASEFVSRVEDLLRFLLPRYEREGKPEVVVAIGCTGGRHRSVAIAEELAARLSDTYEVRRFHRDVRREEDERAERSSACAPPE; this comes from the coding sequence ATGGAAGACGTGCGCTTTTTCCTCCTTTCCGGACTGTCGGGAGCGGGAAAGACGGTGGCCCTGCGAAGCCTCGAGGAAGCGGGGTTTTTCTGCGTTGACAACCTCCCTCCATCCCTTTTGGGAAAGCTCGGCGAACTCGTGATCCGCGCCGAAGGGAGGATTCGAAACGTCGCCGTCGTAATCGACGCCCGCGGGCGCGGCCTTCTCGCCGCTTGGAAGGAAGGGTACGCGGATCTGTTGCGCCTGGGCATTCGCCCTACGATCCTCTTTTTCGAGGCGAGCGACGAAGTGCTCATACGGAGGTACAAAGAGACGCGGCGGCGTCACCCCATCGCGGACGAAGGCTCCCTCCTCGACGCCGTTCGCCGCGAGCGCGCGCTGCTCGAAGAACTTCGGGCGAAGGCCGACCTCGTCTTCGATACGACGCACCTGCGCCCGGAGGAGCTGCGGGAGACCCTCTTTCGCCATGTGCTGCGCGATGACGGCAGAACCCGGGTGCAGGTGCACCTCCTCACCTTCGGGTTTAAATATGGCCTTCCGTTGGATGCCGACCTCGTGTTCGACGTGCGCTTCTTGCGCAACCCCCACTACGACCCCGAGCTTCGGCCGCGCACAGGGTGCGATTCGCAGGTGCGGGAGTACGTCATGGCGGATCCCGATGCGTCTGAGTTCGTTTCCCGGGTAGAAGACCTCCTTCGCTTCCTCCTTCCCCGCTACGAACGCGAAGGGAAACCGGAAGTCGTCGTCGCCATAGGGTGTACGGGCGGACGCCATCGTTCCGTGGCCATCGCCGAGGAACTTGCCGCCCGCCTTTCGGATACGTATGAAGTGCGCCGGTTTCACCGCGACGTCCGCCGAGAAGAAGACGAACGTGCCGAGCGGTCTTCGGCGTGCGCCCCGCCCGAATGA
- a CDS encoding NUDIX domain-containing protein: MKTIVNALLRSPEGILMIRKPSTGFWFLPGGKLEPGESPEEGVVREVFEETGLRPLEMRLRGEFVLRFVDDAKEERRLYTFEVTRWEGEVDFLCREGSLAWQKVEHLDFLPMPDGDRRAILELLGSESFLHGEFLYQEDYTLVAHRLTGTLPV; encoded by the coding sequence ATGAAGACCATCGTAAACGCCCTTCTGCGTTCGCCGGAAGGAATCCTCATGATCCGCAAGCCGAGCACGGGCTTTTGGTTTTTGCCCGGAGGAAAACTCGAGCCGGGGGAATCCCCGGAGGAAGGCGTTGTCCGTGAGGTTTTCGAAGAGACGGGACTTCGCCCGCTCGAGATGCGCCTTCGGGGGGAGTTCGTCCTGCGGTTCGTCGACGACGCCAAGGAAGAGCGGAGGCTATACACCTTCGAGGTCACTCGGTGGGAAGGGGAGGTGGATTTCCTCTGCCGCGAGGGGAGCCTCGCCTGGCAGAAGGTCGAGCACCTCGACTTTCTCCCCATGCCCGACGGCGACCGCCGCGCAATTCTCGAACTTTTGGGAAGCGAGTCGTTCCTTCACGGCGAGTTTCTCTACCAAGAAGACTACACCCTCGTCGCCCACCGCCTCACGGGAACACTCCCCGTGTAA
- the trxB gene encoding thioredoxin-disulfide reductase → MVGGFGFTIGGLGGPETKEYDVVIVGAGPAGMTAALYASRAQLSTLLVEKNVHGGQMTNTEEIENYPGYPSIKGSELAAIMFEHALKFGAEHTHGEVTGLEKEGDRWAVFTAEGSRYLAYAVILATGADNKRLGVPGEDRLAGRGVSWCAVCDGAFFKDKDVIVVGGGDSAVEEATYLTRFARKVTVVHRRDKFRAIKTLQDRFFRNERTDVIWNTVVTEILGDKRVEAVRLKNVVTGEEWVRPTDGVFIYIGVEPNSAAFRSLGITDEQGYVLTDESMRTAVPGIFAAGDVRKKELKQVATAVGDGSVAAMSALAYVEAIKEGRPVHP, encoded by the coding sequence ATGGTAGGTGGCTTCGGGTTTACGATCGGCGGCCTCGGAGGGCCGGAGACGAAGGAGTACGACGTCGTAATCGTCGGTGCGGGCCCCGCAGGGATGACCGCTGCGCTGTACGCCTCGCGTGCCCAGCTCTCTACCTTACTCGTGGAAAAGAACGTCCACGGCGGCCAGATGACGAACACGGAGGAAATCGAAAACTACCCGGGGTATCCGTCGATCAAGGGTTCGGAGCTCGCCGCCATCATGTTCGAACACGCCCTCAAGTTCGGAGCCGAGCACACCCACGGAGAGGTCACAGGTCTGGAAAAGGAAGGCGACCGCTGGGCCGTGTTCACGGCCGAAGGGAGCCGGTACCTCGCCTACGCGGTAATCTTGGCGACGGGTGCGGACAACAAGCGTCTGGGGGTGCCCGGCGAAGATCGCCTCGCAGGGCGCGGCGTTTCCTGGTGCGCGGTGTGCGACGGCGCGTTTTTCAAGGATAAGGACGTCATCGTCGTCGGCGGCGGGGACTCGGCCGTGGAGGAAGCCACGTACCTCACGCGCTTCGCCCGCAAGGTGACCGTCGTCCACCGACGCGACAAGTTTCGGGCGATCAAGACGCTCCAGGACCGCTTCTTCCGCAACGAGCGCACGGACGTGATCTGGAACACGGTAGTCACGGAAATCCTCGGCGACAAGCGCGTGGAGGCGGTGCGCCTGAAGAACGTCGTGACCGGGGAAGAATGGGTGCGCCCCACGGACGGGGTGTTCATCTACATTGGCGTGGAACCCAACTCCGCCGCATTCCGCTCTCTGGGCATCACGGACGAACAAGGTTACGTCCTCACGGACGAATCCATGCGGACCGCCGTTCCGGGAATCTTCGCCGCTGGTGACGTCCGCAAAAAGGAGCTGAAGCAGGTTGCCACGGCCGTCGGCGACGGCAGCGTGGCGGCAATGAGCGCCCTCGCGTACGTGGAGGCGATCAAGGAAGGCCGGCCCGTCCATCCGTAA
- a CDS encoding imidazoleglycerol-phosphate dehydratase: MNDAETRSEALPRVRVVRTTRESRVVVGLAVRGATPDVKFALRTPHPFFSHMLEQVAWRSGLGIEVDVELTHFPLRHLVTEDVGTAFGRAAARLHDRLAERGVRGFAYAYAALDEALARAVLAFEGRAYLHLDVDERFPEETEGVSSEDLVAFFEGFVQGAGATLHLDLLRVRPRHGHHLWEALFRAFGMALGDALSPSPERRGLSAGVAGKAEYDVADE, from the coding sequence GTGAACGATGCCGAAACGCGTTCCGAAGCCCTTCCTCGCGTGCGCGTCGTGCGTACGACGCGGGAATCGCGCGTCGTCGTGGGCCTCGCCGTTCGCGGGGCGACCCCGGACGTGAAGTTTGCGCTTCGGACGCCGCACCCGTTTTTTAGCCACATGCTCGAGCAGGTTGCGTGGCGGAGCGGCCTCGGAATCGAGGTGGACGTAGAACTCACGCACTTCCCCCTACGCCACCTCGTCACGGAAGACGTCGGTACGGCCTTCGGCCGCGCGGCGGCGCGGCTTCACGACCGGCTCGCGGAACGCGGCGTTCGCGGCTTCGCCTACGCCTACGCCGCACTCGACGAGGCGCTCGCCCGCGCCGTTCTCGCCTTTGAAGGCCGGGCGTACCTCCACCTGGACGTGGACGAACGCTTTCCCGAAGAGACAGAGGGGGTATCGTCCGAAGACCTCGTGGCCTTTTTCGAGGGGTTCGTCCAAGGGGCCGGCGCCACGCTCCACCTCGATCTCCTCCGCGTACGCCCGAGACACGGCCATCACCTCTGGGAAGCGCTCTTTCGCGCCTTCGGAATGGCGCTCGGGGACGCGCTTTCTCCCTCTCCCGAACGCCGTGGCCTCAGCGCAGGCGTAGCGGGAAAGGCGGAGTACGACGTCGCAGACGAGTGA
- the hisD gene encoding histidinol dehydrogenase: MLRIYAYAPGREGDPDFQRLLRRAEADIAATEEAVRAILEDVRLRGDAALLEFTRRFDGVSLPGGRIRADEGEIAAQAERLRRERPDVCEAIDAAAANIRRHHERQLPPPISWGEVVPGVFAGEKVTPIPSVALYVPRGKGSFPSVLLMLAVPAQVAGVPKIAVFTPPNAEGTLDPAVAYAAEVLGIREVYKVGGAQAVAAAAFGTESVPRFPKILGPGNRYVTQAKRLLYGSIDPGLPAGPSEALILVDASARPDWVARDLLVEAEHGPESAALLVTPSRKLVEAVAELLPELVESLPEPRRSFVRNVFAAYGGAVLTPDLETAFAFADLYAPEHLLLHVSDPMAAVFRLQNAGEILVGPHTTIPLGNFVVGVNAILPTGGAARWSSGVSVHDFLKRTSLAYVTPEGLRALGPHAVAFANVEGFPAHLEAVRVRLQEGNKG, translated from the coding sequence TTGCTCCGCATCTACGCCTACGCTCCGGGTCGAGAAGGCGATCCGGATTTCCAACGCCTCCTCCGCCGTGCGGAGGCGGACATCGCCGCGACGGAAGAAGCGGTTCGCGCCATCCTCGAAGACGTGCGCCTTCGCGGCGACGCGGCACTGCTCGAATTCACGCGTCGGTTTGACGGCGTAAGCCTCCCGGGGGGGAGGATTCGCGCCGACGAAGGTGAAATCGCCGCTCAGGCGGAACGCCTTCGCCGAGAGCGGCCGGACGTCTGCGAAGCGATCGATGCGGCGGCGGCGAACATCCGTCGACACCACGAACGCCAGCTGCCCCCGCCGATCAGCTGGGGCGAGGTCGTCCCCGGGGTGTTTGCCGGAGAAAAGGTGACCCCTATTCCCTCTGTCGCCCTCTACGTGCCGCGGGGCAAGGGAAGCTTTCCTTCTGTACTCCTCATGCTCGCCGTACCCGCCCAGGTTGCCGGGGTGCCGAAGATCGCCGTGTTTACGCCCCCCAACGCCGAAGGAACTCTCGACCCTGCCGTGGCCTACGCCGCCGAGGTCCTCGGCATCCGCGAGGTGTACAAGGTGGGCGGGGCCCAGGCGGTGGCGGCGGCGGCCTTCGGGACGGAGAGCGTACCTCGTTTCCCCAAGATCCTCGGTCCGGGCAACCGCTACGTCACCCAAGCGAAGCGCCTCTTGTACGGGAGCATCGACCCAGGACTGCCTGCGGGGCCTTCGGAAGCCCTCATCCTCGTCGATGCGTCCGCCCGACCGGATTGGGTCGCCCGCGACCTCCTCGTCGAAGCGGAACACGGCCCCGAATCCGCCGCCCTCCTCGTGACGCCGTCGCGAAAGCTCGTGGAAGCGGTGGCGGAGCTCCTTCCCGAGCTTGTGGAGAGTCTTCCCGAACCGCGCCGTTCGTTCGTGCGCAACGTTTTTGCCGCATACGGCGGAGCGGTGCTCACTCCGGATTTGGAAACGGCGTTTGCCTTTGCCGACCTCTACGCCCCGGAACACCTCCTCCTCCACGTTTCCGATCCTATGGCGGCCGTCTTCCGCCTGCAGAATGCCGGTGAGATTCTCGTCGGCCCGCACACGACGATCCCTTTGGGCAACTTCGTCGTCGGGGTAAACGCAATCCTTCCTACGGGGGGAGCTGCCCGCTGGAGTTCCGGGGTGAGCGTCCACGACTTTTTGAAGCGCACTTCCCTCGCCTACGTAACGCCCGAAGGGCTGCGTGCCCTCGGACCCCACGCCGTGGCCTTCGCCAACGTAGAAGGGTTTCCCGCCCACCTCGAAGCCGTCCGCGTACGACTCCAAGAAGGAAACAAGGGGTGA
- the hisI gene encoding phosphoribosyl-AMP cyclohydrolase — protein MPALTREEFWQAVRFTDGLLPVVLVDARTKDLLTLAYMDEEALRRTLETGETWLYSRSRRALWHKGETSHNRQKVEALVLDCDGDALAAYVHPLGPACHTGEWSCFHRPLLIRAEGRTEDEGAPSAPPPSGSEASSEGQWSYPFPPSYLASEPPPFEGLAARDLGFVLERLARVIAARRTEPPEKSYTAYLFREGREKILKKIGEETTEAILAAQAGRKDELAEELADVLYHVSVLLAELEMDFGAVASALYRRLEGARDVKHTRAFPRKG, from the coding sequence GTGCCCGCGCTTACGCGTGAGGAGTTTTGGCAGGCGGTTCGGTTTACGGACGGGCTTCTCCCCGTCGTCCTCGTGGACGCGCGGACGAAGGACCTCCTCACCCTCGCGTACATGGACGAAGAGGCCCTTCGTCGGACGCTGGAGACGGGGGAAACCTGGCTCTACAGCCGTTCGCGCCGCGCGCTTTGGCACAAAGGCGAAACTTCCCACAACCGCCAAAAGGTCGAGGCTCTCGTCCTCGACTGCGACGGCGACGCGCTCGCCGCGTACGTGCACCCACTCGGTCCGGCCTGCCACACGGGGGAGTGGTCGTGCTTCCACCGCCCCCTCCTGATTCGGGCGGAAGGCCGGACGGAAGACGAAGGGGCCCCTTCTGCCCCTCCGCCCTCCGGCTCGGAGGCAAGCTCCGAAGGGCAATGGTCCTACCCCTTTCCTCCGTCGTACCTCGCCTCGGAGCCGCCCCCTTTCGAAGGGCTTGCCGCTCGGGATCTTGGGTTCGTCTTGGAACGCCTCGCGCGCGTGATCGCCGCGCGCCGCACCGAACCTCCGGAGAAGTCCTACACCGCCTACCTCTTTCGCGAGGGGCGGGAAAAGATCCTCAAGAAGATCGGCGAGGAGACCACGGAAGCGATCCTCGCCGCGCAGGCGGGGCGCAAGGACGAGCTCGCCGAAGAGCTCGCCGACGTGCTCTACCACGTAAGCGTGCTCCTTGCGGAGCTCGAGATGGACTTTGGGGCAGTGGCCTCGGCCTTGTATCGGAGGCTAGAGGGTGCCCGCGACGTAAAGCACACCCGCGCTTTTCCGCGAAAGGGATGA
- the hisF gene encoding imidazole glycerol phosphate synthase subunit HisF gives MIPCLDTKDGRVVKGVRFIALRDIGDVAELAARYAEEGADALAVLDISATEEGRATRLDLVRAVRSRTNLPLIVGGGIRSLDDVLRLLDAGATQVSVGSYAVERPAFLEEVARSVGSERLILALDAKWTEDRGYVVAIRGGKVLTEYSARAFAREAVERGVGEILLTSVDADGVQRGYDLLLTDCIAREVPVPVIASGGAGKLEHFIEVFERTRAQAALAASVFHDRILTVREVKEALARRGIPVHLPPSA, from the coding sequence ATCATCCCTTGCTTGGATACAAAGGATGGTCGGGTAGTCAAAGGAGTCCGCTTTATCGCCCTGCGGGACATCGGAGATGTTGCCGAGCTCGCCGCCCGGTATGCGGAGGAGGGAGCCGACGCCCTCGCCGTGCTCGACATTTCCGCCACGGAAGAGGGGCGCGCGACGCGACTCGACCTCGTGCGTGCGGTACGCTCGCGCACGAACCTACCCCTCATCGTCGGCGGCGGGATCCGCTCGTTGGACGACGTGCTTCGGCTCTTGGACGCCGGAGCGACGCAGGTATCCGTCGGCTCCTATGCGGTCGAACGTCCGGCATTCCTGGAAGAAGTGGCCCGAAGTGTGGGCTCCGAACGCCTCATCCTCGCCCTCGACGCGAAGTGGACGGAGGACCGAGGCTACGTCGTCGCCATTCGCGGAGGAAAGGTACTTACGGAGTACTCCGCCCGCGCCTTTGCCCGGGAGGCCGTCGAGCGTGGCGTGGGCGAAATCCTCCTCACGAGCGTAGACGCCGACGGCGTGCAACGGGGGTACGACTTGCTCCTTACGGACTGCATCGCCCGAGAAGTTCCCGTACCCGTGATCGCCTCCGGCGGGGCGGGGAAGCTCGAGCACTTCATCGAGGTCTTCGAACGGACGCGGGCCCAAGCGGCCCTCGCGGCTTCCGTCTTTCACGACCGGATCCTCACCGTACGTGAGGTAAAGGAGGCGCTCGCGCGCCGTGGAATTCCCGTACATCTCCCCCCGTCCGCGTGA
- a CDS encoding 1-(5-phosphoribosyl)-5-[(5-phosphoribosylamino)methylideneamino] imidazole-4-carboxamide isomerase produces MFTVFPALDILDGEVVSLVRGNPHERLTFGDPLEWADRLTAQGIPYVHLVDLGGAFTGTPQILPLVAQFKARGFRLQVGGGIRDLETFLRYVSLGVDWPVVGTRALTDPAFLREILDRGGERVTVALDVRRGRVQLRGWTEALERDLDDVARELAGAGVRRVLYTDVERDGTLSGVDLEGALVLADRGFSVVIAGGVHTAEDVIRVREYAPRGISGVVVGRAFLEGRIPWELFVPPENAEDVSRERQA; encoded by the coding sequence TTGTTCACGGTCTTTCCGGCGTTAGACATCTTGGACGGGGAAGTTGTAAGCCTCGTACGCGGAAACCCACACGAGCGCCTTACCTTCGGCGATCCCCTAGAATGGGCCGACAGGCTCACCGCCCAAGGAATTCCGTACGTCCACCTCGTCGACTTGGGGGGGGCGTTTACGGGTACGCCGCAAATTCTCCCCCTCGTAGCCCAATTCAAGGCGCGCGGCTTTCGCCTCCAAGTCGGCGGCGGGATCCGCGACCTCGAAACCTTTCTTCGCTACGTCTCTCTCGGGGTTGACTGGCCGGTCGTAGGAACGCGGGCGCTTACGGATCCGGCGTTCCTGAGAGAGATCCTCGACCGAGGCGGAGAGCGTGTCACGGTGGCCCTGGACGTCCGCCGCGGCCGCGTTCAGCTTCGCGGCTGGACCGAAGCCCTCGAACGCGACCTCGACGACGTCGCCCGCGAACTCGCAGGGGCCGGCGTCCGCCGCGTGCTCTACACGGACGTCGAACGCGATGGGACGCTTTCGGGCGTCGACCTCGAGGGGGCGCTGGTTCTCGCCGATCGGGGGTTTTCCGTCGTCATCGCCGGCGGTGTTCACACCGCGGAGGACGTGATTCGGGTGCGGGAATACGCTCCGCGGGGAATTTCCGGCGTCGTGGTCGGCCGTGCCTTCCTCGAAGGGCGCATTCCCTGGGAGCTGTTTGTCCCTCCCGAGAACGCCGAGGACGTTTCCAGAGAACGGCAGGCGTAA
- the hisG gene encoding ATP phosphoribosyltransferase, which produces MVDAARGLTIAVPKGRLFSEVGELFARAGCPLGVAEEPRRLVWEHEGRRFLLAKPVDIPVYVRYGVADVGIVGKDVLLEAGEDVYELFDLGIGACRLVVAGRKEGRGRTYREVGPQALRVATKYPRVAREFFASRGLYPDVIALSGSIELAPVVGLADLIVDIVATGRTLRENGLEEYETIAPVTARLVANRASLRLKDEAIAALTACLEAALSVRPPDPEG; this is translated from the coding sequence ATGGTGGACGCGGCGCGCGGGCTCACGATCGCCGTCCCCAAGGGGCGGCTCTTTTCCGAGGTCGGGGAGCTTTTCGCCCGCGCGGGGTGCCCCCTCGGCGTTGCGGAGGAACCCAGGCGCCTCGTATGGGAACACGAAGGACGGCGTTTTCTTTTGGCTAAGCCCGTGGACATTCCCGTGTACGTACGCTACGGCGTGGCGGACGTGGGAATCGTGGGCAAGGACGTCCTTCTCGAGGCCGGCGAGGACGTCTACGAACTCTTCGATTTGGGGATCGGGGCGTGCCGCCTCGTGGTGGCCGGGCGTAAGGAAGGGCGCGGGCGTACGTACCGGGAAGTAGGCCCTCAGGCCCTGCGTGTGGCCACGAAGTACCCGAGGGTGGCGCGGGAGTTTTTCGCCAGCCGCGGGCTGTATCCCGACGTCATCGCCTTGAGCGGTTCGATCGAGCTCGCCCCCGTCGTCGGCCTTGCCGACCTCATCGTCGACATCGTAGCGACGGGGCGGACGTTGCGGGAAAACGGCCTCGAGGAATACGAGACCATCGCCCCCGTCACCGCCCGACTCGTTGCCAATCGGGCGAGCTTGCGCCTCAAGGACGAAGCGATCGCCGCCCTGACCGCCTGCCTCGAAGCTGCCTTGTCCGTACGGCCGCCTGACCCGGAAGGCTGA
- a CDS encoding ATP phosphoribosyltransferase regulatory subunit, whose protein sequence is MGEVARFSVPVGFGDLLPEEVRRRERVERELLGRFSAWGYLPFVPSAVEEAKAMRALGVDEAQAFTLIGPHGELLYLRPDGTLPVVRFLKNLLPHMADVPVRLMYAIDVFRRTNGGGERATWRQVGLELVGLSPPWGEVEVLALAEEALSLSGRRFRVAIGHARFFPYLLEVLGVSGGKAASLHAALRERDWVRFRREAQLLDPGAREILARFLSWRGEPASVFDRLVREGPWGADLPPPVGELKAVAEHLDRIGRGGALYVDLPMLPKHAYYSGIVVEGFVAGTGVPLLVGGRYDSLLTREGERGLPALGFAVDAGLLASLLPPPPSPPVVRILFAPERFSEAFREAEEVRRTGRVAVLEPLHDVAGATVAASSVPAGLGIAESVEVRVFS, encoded by the coding sequence ATGGGGGAAGTCGCACGCTTTTCCGTACCCGTGGGATTTGGCGACCTCCTGCCCGAGGAGGTGCGGCGGAGGGAGCGCGTGGAGCGCGAACTCCTTGGGCGCTTTTCCGCCTGGGGGTACCTTCCCTTCGTTCCATCTGCCGTCGAGGAAGCCAAGGCCATGCGCGCCTTGGGCGTGGACGAAGCGCAGGCGTTTACGCTCATCGGCCCCCACGGCGAACTCCTCTATTTGCGGCCGGACGGTACGTTGCCCGTAGTCCGCTTTTTGAAGAACCTCCTTCCGCACATGGCCGACGTCCCCGTCCGCCTCATGTACGCCATCGACGTCTTTCGTCGTACGAACGGCGGGGGAGAGCGGGCGACCTGGAGGCAAGTAGGTCTAGAACTCGTGGGCCTGTCCCCGCCGTGGGGGGAGGTCGAAGTTTTGGCCCTTGCCGAGGAAGCCCTATCCCTCTCCGGCCGACGGTTTCGCGTGGCAATCGGCCACGCGAGGTTTTTCCCGTACCTCCTCGAGGTACTCGGGGTCTCCGGCGGGAAGGCGGCATCCCTCCACGCCGCCTTGCGCGAACGCGATTGGGTGCGTTTCCGGCGGGAAGCCCAACTTCTCGATCCCGGGGCGCGGGAAATCCTCGCGCGGTTCCTCTCTTGGCGTGGGGAGCCGGCGTCTGTGTTTGACCGCCTGGTGCGCGAGGGGCCTTGGGGTGCCGATTTGCCGCCGCCCGTCGGAGAACTCAAGGCCGTGGCCGAGCACCTCGACCGAATTGGTCGGGGAGGCGCGCTCTACGTCGACCTCCCGATGCTGCCCAAACATGCCTACTACTCGGGAATCGTGGTCGAAGGATTCGTCGCGGGCACGGGGGTTCCCCTCCTCGTAGGCGGACGGTACGACTCCCTCCTCACCCGGGAAGGGGAGCGGGGTCTTCCGGCTTTGGGGTTTGCGGTCGACGCGGGGCTTCTCGCATCTCTCCTCCCTCCGCCACCGTCGCCGCCCGTCGTACGGATCCTCTTTGCGCCGGAGCGCTTTTCCGAGGCGTTTCGGGAGGCGGAAGAGGTGCGGCGTACGGGAAGGGTGGCCGTCCTCGAACCTTTGCACGACGTCGCGGGTGCGACCGTCGCCGCCTCTTCCGTACCCGCAGGTTTGGGGATCGCGGAAAGCGTGGAGGTTCGGGTGTTTTCCTAG